A single genomic interval of Burkholderia sp. HI2500 harbors:
- a CDS encoding acyl-CoA dehydrogenase family protein, whose product MHRDNDSNALAATLIARAEALAPTLASRAAQADAQGRIPAETIADMQAAGFFKVLQPKRYGGYELDPQAFFDIQMALARGCMSTAWVYGVVGVHNWQLALFDERAQQDVWGNDPTTLIASTYMPVGRVTPVDGGFRLSGHWKFSSGSELCEWVFLGALVPPAVAGQPPEYRTFLLPKADYRIQQDWDVLGLRATGSHDIVVDDVFVPAYRTHKAIDGMMGTSPGLAVNDAPLFKLPFAQIFVRAVCTSCIGALQGALDDFTGYAATRVSANSGAKTTDDPGAQNACANAAVAIDEMQVLLKRNFAELMASVTGGPAVSIERRVHFRYQSAQVAERCAQAANALLRYAGGNGIYHRNPLVRRFLDLHAARAHYANNVDRFGQNLGAVMLGRENTDFFI is encoded by the coding sequence GTGCATCGCGACAACGATTCGAACGCACTGGCCGCCACGCTGATCGCCCGGGCCGAGGCACTGGCGCCGACGCTGGCCAGCCGCGCCGCGCAGGCGGACGCGCAGGGCCGCATCCCGGCCGAGACGATCGCCGACATGCAGGCCGCCGGCTTCTTCAAGGTGCTGCAGCCGAAGCGCTACGGCGGCTACGAGCTCGATCCGCAGGCGTTCTTCGACATCCAGATGGCGCTCGCGCGCGGCTGCATGTCGACCGCGTGGGTGTACGGCGTCGTCGGCGTGCACAACTGGCAGCTCGCGCTGTTCGACGAACGCGCGCAGCAGGACGTGTGGGGCAACGACCCGACGACGCTGATCGCGTCGACCTACATGCCGGTGGGCCGCGTGACGCCGGTCGACGGCGGCTTCCGCCTGTCGGGCCACTGGAAGTTCTCGAGCGGCAGCGAACTGTGCGAGTGGGTGTTCCTCGGCGCGCTGGTGCCGCCAGCCGTTGCCGGCCAGCCGCCCGAATACCGCACCTTCCTGCTGCCGAAAGCCGACTACCGGATCCAGCAGGACTGGGACGTGCTCGGCCTGCGCGCGACGGGCAGCCACGACATCGTCGTCGACGACGTGTTCGTGCCCGCGTACCGCACGCACAAGGCGATCGACGGGATGATGGGCACGAGCCCGGGCCTCGCCGTCAACGACGCGCCGCTGTTCAAGCTGCCGTTCGCGCAGATCTTCGTGCGCGCGGTGTGCACGTCGTGCATCGGCGCGCTGCAGGGTGCGCTCGACGATTTCACCGGCTATGCGGCCACGCGCGTGTCGGCCAACAGCGGCGCGAAGACGACCGACGATCCGGGCGCGCAGAACGCGTGCGCGAACGCGGCCGTCGCGATCGACGAGATGCAGGTGCTGCTCAAGCGCAATTTCGCGGAACTGATGGCGTCGGTCACCGGCGGCCCGGCCGTGTCGATCGAGCGCCGCGTGCATTTCCGCTACCAGTCCGCGCAGGTCGCCGAGCGTTGCGCGCAGGCGGCGAACGCGCTGCTGCGCTACGCGGGCGGCAACGGCATCTATCACCGCAATCCGCTGGTGCGCCGCTTCCTCGACCTGCATGCGGCCCGCGCGCACTACGCGAACAACGTGGACCGCTTCGGCCAGAACCTCGGCGCCGTGATGCTCGGTCGCGAGAACACCGACTTCTTCATCTGA
- a CDS encoding FAD-dependent oxidoreductase, producing MNDPQAPQYVFDVVVVGSGAGALLAACRAADRGLSVVVIEKTALYGGTSAVSGGGIWVPCNHHIAELGATDSREAARGYIEACVAGESTPEKIDTYLDRAPEMLRYLETKTPVRYQSLPKYADYFQKVPGAMPGYRALDPMPFDGGLLGDELDRLRPASPGTLIDGRVAVTSKEAHTLFSRGPGFMKLAIAQFGRYWLDIGMRRRTRRDRRLTLGNALIGGLRRALLDRNVPVWLDTPMRDLLDVDGRVTGVRAQRFGQPVTIVARRGVILGAGGFERNQPMRERYLPQPTQAQWSATPPANTGDAIAEGHRLGGALALMAHVWGAPTVGVAGEEKQRALFVERNLPGCVIVNSLGKRFVNEAAPYSEFVPAMYRDHARTGASVPAWMVFDARFRRKYPCGPIMPASMMPDTKIPAAFRDVLVKADTIDALAARIGVDAAGLHDTLRDMARYAVTGIDEAFGKGDNLFDTYYGDPQNTPNPCLGPVDQAPFYAVRIDAGDIGTKGGLVTDVHARVLRADGEPIDGLYAIGNTSASMMGASYPGAGSTLGPAMTFGYLAADHLAARAADAGGPPARPSTTELDGVQ from the coding sequence ATGAACGACCCGCAAGCACCGCAATACGTGTTCGACGTGGTGGTCGTCGGTTCGGGCGCGGGCGCGCTGCTCGCCGCGTGCCGCGCGGCCGACCGCGGCCTGTCCGTCGTCGTGATCGAGAAGACGGCGCTGTACGGCGGCACGTCGGCCGTGTCGGGCGGCGGCATCTGGGTGCCGTGCAACCACCATATCGCCGAGCTGGGCGCGACCGATTCGCGCGAGGCCGCGCGCGGCTATATCGAAGCCTGCGTGGCCGGCGAATCGACGCCCGAGAAGATCGACACCTATCTCGACCGCGCGCCGGAGATGCTGCGCTACCTGGAAACGAAAACGCCGGTGCGTTACCAGTCGCTGCCGAAATACGCGGACTATTTCCAGAAGGTGCCGGGCGCGATGCCGGGCTACCGCGCGCTCGATCCGATGCCGTTCGATGGCGGGCTGCTCGGCGACGAACTCGACCGGCTGCGGCCGGCGTCGCCCGGCACGCTGATCGACGGGCGCGTCGCCGTGACGTCGAAGGAGGCGCACACGCTGTTCTCGCGCGGGCCCGGCTTCATGAAGCTCGCGATCGCGCAGTTCGGCCGCTACTGGCTCGATATCGGGATGCGCCGCCGCACGCGGCGCGACCGGCGCCTGACGCTCGGCAACGCGCTGATCGGCGGGCTGCGCCGTGCGCTGCTCGACCGCAACGTGCCCGTGTGGCTCGATACGCCGATGCGCGACCTGCTCGACGTCGACGGCCGCGTGACCGGCGTGCGCGCGCAGCGCTTCGGGCAGCCGGTGACGATCGTCGCGCGGCGTGGCGTGATCCTCGGCGCGGGCGGGTTCGAGCGCAACCAGCCTATGCGTGAACGCTACCTGCCGCAGCCGACGCAGGCGCAGTGGAGCGCGACGCCGCCGGCCAACACCGGCGACGCGATCGCCGAAGGCCACCGGCTCGGCGGCGCGCTGGCGCTGATGGCGCACGTGTGGGGCGCGCCGACGGTCGGTGTCGCGGGCGAGGAGAAGCAGCGCGCGCTGTTCGTCGAACGCAACCTGCCGGGCTGCGTGATCGTCAACAGCCTCGGCAAGCGCTTCGTCAACGAAGCTGCGCCATATTCCGAATTCGTGCCGGCGATGTATCGCGACCATGCGCGCACCGGCGCGAGCGTGCCGGCGTGGATGGTGTTCGACGCGCGGTTTCGCCGCAAGTATCCGTGCGGGCCGATCATGCCGGCGTCGATGATGCCCGACACGAAGATCCCCGCCGCGTTTCGCGACGTGCTCGTGAAAGCCGACACGATCGACGCGCTCGCTGCACGCATCGGCGTCGACGCGGCCGGCCTGCACGACACGCTGCGCGACATGGCGCGCTACGCAGTCACCGGGATCGACGAAGCATTCGGCAAGGGCGACAACCTGTTCGACACGTACTACGGCGATCCGCAGAACACGCCGAACCCGTGCCTCGGGCCGGTCGACCAGGCGCCGTTCTACGCGGTGCGGATCGACGCGGGCGACATCGGCACGAAGGGCGGGCTCGTCACGGACGTGCACGCCCGCGTGTTGCGCGCCGACGGCGAGCCGATCGACGGCCTTTACGCAATCGGCAACACCAGCGCATCGATGATGGGCGCGAGCTACCCCGGTGCGGGCTCGACGCTCGGTCCGGCGATGACCTTCGGGTATCTCGCCGCCGACCACCTGGCTGCTCGCGCAGCCGACGCCGGCGGCCCGCCCGCCCGGCCATCCACGACTGAACTTGACGGAGTCCAATGA
- a CDS encoding flavin reductase family protein — protein sequence MSDLTTHPLRTDMLLAMRRLARSVTVISSAHDGRRYSMSATAVDSLSTDPPSLLICINRSASLYPPLDAGAGFCVNVLSAAHEGIAIDCSGRLKGEARFTTGDWHTSALGVPYLRDAQASLVCEQDGRFEYGTHTVFIGRIREVLMSGDVDPLVYLDGAYTTPGAPVARAAA from the coding sequence ATGAGCGATCTCACCACCCATCCGCTGCGCACCGACATGCTGCTCGCGATGCGCCGCCTCGCGCGCTCCGTCACGGTCATCAGCAGCGCGCACGACGGCCGGCGCTACTCGATGTCCGCGACGGCGGTCGATTCGCTGTCGACCGATCCGCCTTCGCTGCTGATCTGCATCAACCGCAGCGCGTCGCTGTATCCGCCGCTCGACGCGGGCGCCGGGTTCTGCGTGAACGTGTTGTCGGCGGCGCACGAAGGCATCGCGATCGACTGCAGCGGCCGCCTGAAGGGCGAGGCGCGCTTCACGACCGGCGACTGGCATACGTCGGCGCTCGGCGTCCCGTATCTGCGCGACGCACAGGCGAGCCTCGTGTGCGAGCAGGACGGCCGCTTCGAATACGGCACGCACACCGTGTTCATCGGGCGTATTCGCGAGGTGCTGATGAGCGGCGACGTCGATCCGCTCGTCTATCTCGACGGCGCCTACACGACGCCCGGCGCGCCGGTGGCCCGTGCGGCCGCGTGA
- a CDS encoding ferredoxin--NADP reductase translates to MSDSRFHRLTVADVIAESDDACSFVFDVPAALRDAFAYRPGQFLTLNVPCADATVARCYSLSSAPGIDAAPKITVKRVRDGRASNWLCDRVKPGDTLDVLPPAGVFTPRALDGDLLLFAGGSGITPVLSILKSALVHGRGMLTLIYANRDERSVIFRAELQQLAQRHPGRLRVIHWLDSVQGIPQQRHLEELARPFSQQETFICGPALFMENALAAMLGLGLPRSRVHVERFASLPDAPAPASTAADTTASSVVAAASASGDGAAIETVLDGDAFAFDSAPGETLLDAMLRAGVPAPNSCRMGQCGACMCRIERGEVALDSNHVLDDDEIAAGWTLACCARPASDALRVVFPD, encoded by the coding sequence ATGAGCGATTCGCGCTTCCATCGGCTGACCGTGGCCGACGTGATTGCCGAAAGCGACGACGCGTGCTCGTTCGTGTTCGACGTGCCGGCCGCGTTGCGCGACGCCTTCGCGTACCGGCCCGGCCAGTTCCTGACGCTGAACGTGCCGTGCGCGGACGCCACCGTCGCGCGCTGCTATTCGCTGTCGAGCGCGCCCGGCATCGACGCCGCGCCGAAGATCACCGTCAAGCGCGTGCGCGACGGCCGCGCGTCGAACTGGCTGTGCGACCGCGTGAAGCCGGGCGACACGCTCGACGTGCTGCCGCCGGCTGGCGTGTTCACGCCGCGCGCGCTCGATGGCGACCTGCTGCTGTTCGCGGGCGGCAGCGGCATCACGCCGGTGCTGTCGATCCTGAAATCGGCGCTCGTGCACGGACGCGGGATGCTGACGCTGATCTACGCGAACCGCGACGAACGCTCGGTGATTTTCCGCGCCGAATTGCAGCAGCTCGCGCAGCGCCATCCGGGCCGCTTGCGCGTGATCCACTGGCTCGACAGCGTGCAGGGCATTCCGCAGCAACGCCATCTCGAGGAGCTCGCGCGGCCGTTCAGCCAGCAGGAGACGTTCATCTGCGGGCCCGCGCTGTTCATGGAGAACGCGCTGGCCGCGATGCTCGGCCTCGGGTTGCCGCGTTCGCGGGTCCATGTCGAGCGTTTTGCCTCGCTGCCTGATGCGCCGGCGCCGGCGTCGACGGCGGCGGATACGACGGCGTCAAGCGTCGTAGCGGCGGCGTCGGCATCCGGCGACGGCGCGGCGATCGAGACGGTGCTCGACGGCGACGCGTTCGCGTTCGACAGCGCCCCCGGCGAAACGCTGCTCGACGCGATGCTGCGCGCGGGTGTGCCGGCGCCGAATTCCTGCCGGATGGGGCAATGCGGCGCGTGCATGTGCCGGATCGAGCGCGGCGAAGTCGCGCTCGACAGCAACCATGTGCTCGACGACGACGAGATCGCGGCCGGCTGGACGCTCGCCTGTTGCGCACGGCCCGCGAGCGACGCGCTGCGCGTGGTGTTTCCCGACTGA
- a CDS encoding FadD3 family acyl-CoA ligase, with protein sequence MTMDNEILTTPALIARAAARHGAHPAIESEHGRLTYAELDAARVDAARALLASGIETGDRVAVWAPNLPEWIVAALAIHTVGAILVPVNTRMKGMEVGGILHDGGARLLFCCGTFLGESYPAMLAPHRPATLERVVVFDGEPPSGARDETWDAFLARGAEVPLAAVREREAQVTPDTVMDLMFTSGTTGRPKGVMTAHGQNLRAAQAWAAIAGVRADDRYLIVNPFFHTFGYKAGWLAALSSGATVLPHLVFQPVDVLRRVADDRVSVLPGPPTLYYALLDAPDRATRDLSSLRIAVTGAAAIAPSLIERMRAELGFETVLTGYGLTESCGFATLCRQGDDAQTVAYTSGRPMPDVELRIAGEGGEPLGPDETGEIWVRGYNVMRGYFNQPDATRETIDTDGWLHTGDLGCVDANGNLKITDRIKDMFIVGGFNCYPAEIERLLAAHPAIAQVALVGVPDTRLGEVGHAYVVLRPGAHAGADELNDWARRNMANYKVPRHFTFVEQLPTSAAGKVLKYRLRAGIDAAA encoded by the coding sequence ATGACGATGGACAACGAAATCCTGACCACGCCCGCGCTGATCGCCCGGGCAGCCGCGCGCCACGGCGCGCATCCGGCGATCGAGTCGGAGCATGGCCGGCTGACCTACGCGGAACTCGATGCTGCGCGCGTCGACGCGGCCCGCGCGCTGCTCGCGAGCGGTATCGAGACAGGCGACCGCGTCGCGGTGTGGGCGCCGAACCTGCCGGAATGGATCGTCGCGGCGCTGGCGATCCACACCGTCGGCGCGATCCTCGTGCCGGTCAATACGCGGATGAAGGGGATGGAGGTGGGCGGCATCCTGCACGACGGCGGCGCACGGCTGCTGTTCTGCTGCGGCACCTTCCTCGGCGAATCCTATCCGGCGATGCTCGCGCCGCACCGGCCCGCGACGCTCGAGCGCGTCGTCGTGTTCGACGGCGAGCCGCCTTCAGGCGCGCGCGACGAGACCTGGGACGCGTTCCTCGCACGCGGCGCCGAGGTGCCGCTGGCCGCGGTGCGCGAACGCGAGGCGCAGGTCACGCCCGACACCGTGATGGACCTGATGTTCACGTCCGGCACGACGGGCCGCCCGAAGGGCGTGATGACCGCGCACGGCCAGAACCTGCGCGCCGCGCAGGCATGGGCGGCGATCGCCGGCGTGCGCGCCGACGACCGCTACCTGATCGTCAATCCGTTCTTCCACACGTTCGGCTACAAGGCCGGCTGGCTCGCCGCGCTGTCGAGCGGCGCGACCGTGCTGCCGCATCTCGTGTTCCAGCCGGTCGACGTGCTGCGGCGTGTCGCCGACGATCGCGTGTCGGTGCTGCCCGGGCCGCCGACGCTGTACTACGCGCTGCTCGACGCACCCGATCGCGCGACGCGCGACCTGTCGTCGCTGCGGATCGCGGTGACGGGCGCGGCGGCGATCGCGCCGAGCCTGATCGAGCGGATGCGCGCGGAGCTCGGCTTCGAGACGGTGCTGACCGGCTACGGACTGACCGAATCGTGCGGCTTCGCGACGCTGTGCCGTCAGGGCGACGATGCGCAAACCGTTGCCTATACGTCGGGGCGCCCGATGCCGGATGTCGAATTGCGTATCGCGGGCGAAGGCGGTGAGCCGCTCGGGCCGGACGAAACCGGCGAGATCTGGGTGCGCGGCTACAACGTGATGCGCGGCTACTTCAACCAGCCGGACGCGACGCGCGAGACGATCGATACGGATGGCTGGCTGCATACGGGCGATCTCGGCTGCGTCGATGCGAACGGCAACCTGAAAATCACCGATCGCATCAAGGACATGTTCATCGTCGGTGGCTTCAACTGCTATCCGGCCGAGATCGAGCGGCTGCTCGCCGCGCATCCGGCGATCGCGCAGGTCGCGCTGGTCGGCGTGCCCGATACGCGGCTCGGCGAAGTCGGGCATGCGTATGTCGTGCTGCGGCCGGGCGCGCATGCCGGCGCCGACGAACTGAACGACTGGGCACGCCGCAACATGGCGAACTACAAGGTGCCGCGGCATTTCACGTTCGTCGAGCAACTGCCGACGAGCGCGGCCGGCAAGGTGCTGAAGTACCGCCTGCGGGCGGGGATCGACGCGGCGGCCTGA
- a CDS encoding SDR family NAD(P)-dependent oxidoreductase has protein sequence MNDNGFPQGAVLVFGGSGGIGQGVALEFAGAGVPVAVGYRSKADVAGRVAREIRGEGVAATTHCVDVTDSAQVDAALAAAIDAHGRVHTVVWAAGPFVNQRHIGDMTHDDWRRAIDVETVGFFVAAKAALPHFRASGGGSFVTLGSAGHLRWPDRDGLSVAPKAANEALVKGLAREEGRYDIRANSILVGVIEAGMFPVLLEQGQFDQAWIDETQKMLALKRWGKAHDVGRAAVFLASDRANYITGQQLNVSGGYGL, from the coding sequence ATGAACGACAACGGGTTTCCGCAGGGCGCGGTGCTGGTGTTCGGCGGCAGCGGCGGGATCGGGCAGGGTGTCGCGCTCGAGTTTGCGGGTGCTGGCGTGCCGGTCGCGGTGGGCTATCGGAGCAAGGCCGACGTGGCCGGGCGCGTCGCGCGCGAGATTCGCGGCGAAGGCGTCGCGGCCACCACGCACTGCGTGGACGTGACCGATTCCGCCCAGGTCGATGCGGCGCTCGCGGCCGCGATCGACGCGCATGGCCGCGTGCACACGGTCGTCTGGGCGGCCGGGCCGTTCGTGAACCAGCGTCACATCGGCGACATGACGCACGACGACTGGCGCCGCGCGATCGACGTCGAGACGGTCGGCTTCTTCGTGGCGGCGAAGGCTGCGTTGCCGCACTTCCGTGCGTCGGGCGGCGGATCGTTCGTGACGCTAGGTTCGGCCGGGCACCTGCGCTGGCCGGATCGCGACGGGCTGTCGGTCGCGCCGAAGGCGGCGAACGAGGCGCTGGTGAAAGGGCTGGCGCGCGAGGAAGGGCGTTACGACATTCGCGCGAATTCGATCCTGGTCGGCGTGATCGAGGCCGGGATGTTTCCGGTGCTGCTCGAACAGGGGCAGTTCGATCAGGCGTGGATCGACGAGACGCAGAAGATGCTCGCGCTCAAGCGCTGGGGGAAGGCGCACGATGTCGGACGGGCGGCGGTGTTCCTGGCGTCGGACCGGGCCAATTACATCACCGGGCAGCAGTTGAATGTGTCTGGGGGGTATGGGTTGTAA
- a CDS encoding lysozyme inhibitor LprI family protein, with the protein MSQDGTYGYEPALSEDDVRAGKATKALVMMRYVGLRDGSYILLLVDEDNPNISNRITCSAPCNFAKSQTMAGDSILKTETVRVVPNSLIGAMVEDAMSGQLTPYGQRTATLPQPQQSSTTAISTQSNLPAAQPVANQPASDAAASPLQQTSFDCAKAKSIPEFLICHDADLAASDRDLAATYQQAKDAVIDKTAFVERTRKQWNFREKNCRDKDCLTSWYAYQKRVLTKIAQTGDVNVQDN; encoded by the coding sequence ATGAGCCAAGATGGCACGTATGGTTACGAGCCTGCGCTTAGTGAAGACGACGTGAGAGCAGGAAAAGCCACGAAGGCGCTTGTCATGATGCGCTACGTTGGACTTAGGGATGGCAGCTATATTCTGCTCCTGGTCGATGAAGACAACCCGAACATTTCGAATCGCATTACCTGTTCGGCCCCGTGCAATTTCGCCAAGTCGCAAACCATGGCTGGTGATTCGATTCTTAAAACTGAAACAGTACGGGTTGTACCTAATTCACTGATCGGCGCGATGGTCGAAGACGCGATGTCGGGGCAACTGACACCTTATGGTCAACGCACGGCAACGTTGCCCCAACCTCAACAATCATCTACTACGGCAATCTCGACACAATCGAACTTGCCTGCTGCTCAGCCGGTGGCAAATCAACCAGCAAGCGATGCCGCAGCTTCACCGCTGCAACAAACAAGCTTCGACTGTGCCAAAGCCAAGTCCATTCCAGAATTTCTGATCTGTCACGATGCCGATCTTGCAGCTTCAGATCGGGATCTTGCCGCGACATATCAACAAGCGAAAGATGCCGTCATCGACAAGACCGCCTTTGTTGAGCGGACACGAAAGCAGTGGAATTTTCGCGAGAAGAATTGTCGAGACAAGGACTGTCTGACATCGTGGTACGCGTATCAGAAGCGCGTTCTGACGAAGATCGCCCAAACCGGCGATGTCAACGTTCAAGACAACTGA